ttaattatcaccccatacaaataaatatactGATAGCTGATAATGaatgtctttgtctctttctctacaCTCATAGATTTAGCACTTCAAATGTATGTGTGCAGACATGAAAGAATGCTGAGTGTAAAGTAGTAGTGAATGAAAtgttaataatcaataaaaaaaattattaacaaatataaagttgtagtaatataaaaataacttcaAGTTTACATCCATCACCTTTTTCTAGTATCcacatgaaataatattttgttgagCATGCCACATAAATCAACCTTgcaatataacaatttaaattcTTAGCTCCACTAAATCCAAACTTGTTACACCCCATTTTGAGGTCAGAACCTCTTGATTCCATCAAATTCTATTGCCATGTATTTTAAGACTGTTTTTATTTGGTAgatgttatggtgtgtgtgttttatatggTGATTGTGGGAAGAGATTagtgattggttgtgaatgatgcaacataggtggcattgccATCCTTTGGtgttagttaggggagacgactccagaacatgagactgaaagataagatattattactaaagtctactaaatttatttcatttgatcacaagttattttgtctatattagaaataaagttatatttagttttgttcacaaaagttattcaagttatttgaagttttattagttaaaatctTACAAtgatttagttgtctaccagcagtatgGTGCTACCAGTCAACGACCAGTAATAACAGTAGGAACATCTTTAATTTAACATAACATTAGCATATGTAACCATGgcacagatgatgtaaaggtcactcATTTTTATGTCAGATAATTAAGGAGAGTTAATGACAAGCGCAACTTCCTTTGCTTTCTTCATCTAAATTCTAAAGTCAAGTAGACATTAGAATTTGGTGAAATAAAGATCAATTCCaaaaattctgaaattaaaaaatcccactcTTGGTTCACAGTAAAGTTAACCTTTCAAactttgcaatctatggggcagacaatgtaaaggtcatctgattttgtggcccacggttaacaagggtgtcatgtaaccagcacaacaaccaagtgcctttacttttcccaaactaatgtcaggtacccattaaagctgggtagaCTAAGGGGCACccaaaaaatcctaaaattcaaaatcccagagctccctgatttggaaaccactgcgcagttcatctcctgtattggtctagtcatctgaacactccaacataacaatgagaaagaagaataagaataaaaatcccagtcttcacagacatttgaacccaggaccacaaggttcagaagccgagcacttaaccactcagccactgcgcccccaTCAGTAATATGTGTTTgaagttagtttaaaaaaaaaaggaattcaaTTACTTACTTCCTACAGCATCTACTTCATCAAAGACAAGCTTTTTTAGCTATAGCCATTTCAAAAAATTCTCTGATCATTCTGGCACCCTGAAGGTATTACATAAAGAAGTAAAAGGTAAAGGTACCCATTTCGGATCTTGCATATTTTAGACACAGATGATGTCTATGGCCATTGGTTAATgagtcatgttgccagcacaaagaccaactgtctttacttccCCAGCAAAAGTCAAGTAACCATTGGAGTTTGGTATATTCAGGGGCATCTTAAAAAATTCTGATCTTCAAATCCTAattttcaccaggattggaactcCAGACCTGTTGCTTGTTGCCATGTGCTTTACTACTCATACTACACCCCATACAAGAATGTGCTagtcaaaatttaataaataccaacattttttacaaacaaaaataaaatagaattgaaTGCATATAATGAAAACTGATTTGACATGGCAGTTGatttttgtgctggccacgataCCCTCATTTATCATGGActacagaaactgatgaccttaacatcatctgctctatagacacatgatctgaaaagggaactactttactttttactttaatctATGGGGTGTGGTGGTAAAGAGAGTGTAAAACAGACTAAGAACAGATCAACAATGTCAAATTAAGAGAggctgtaaaaaaatatagtctttttttcaagaattctttcattaaattttgaaaatacagacataattctgacagtagttagcagccTTGTTTACAACATAAATACAGTGTGACATCACAAGCAATGAAGAGTCACATCTAGAATAATGTTATATATCTGTGTATTTTCCCAATACCTTCCTCTATGTTCATAGTGTAAAGTAGTCATTAAATGAATAAGACACCGGTCCCAAAAACCACTTTAGGGCCCTATATAGAGCAAAAACTATTAGGAGAGCTACCAGATCTGAAAACCATTGCACAGTTCATCGTAGGTATGGGGTTACTTGTCTGAAACCTCCAACATATAAATGAGAACAGAGAAATCATTGAATgtacaattataattttttttattcactgaAACTACCAGATGAAAAACTTAATAAAGAGTCTAGCTATGCTAAAGAAACTCAGGCGTTTCTTCCACCTGAAATACACAAAATCAACTTGAATATAAACTATAACAGATATTTTCACATTACTATCTGTAATAGACAAACATCATAATCATTGTAATAAGGACATCCCtctgcattttgtttttctttgccgCCTTTGTTCTAAACAGCTTACTTTATGAATATGGATGTGTGGCTAAATGGCATAAACCACTAGGCTACCTATTAAGGGGACTTGATTTAAAAACCCAACTCAATCTGGGTTGTGTTTGCTAAGCATCTAAAGGCAGCTCAAAAAGGTCCTCCTCACACAgatccaaaaaaaaagcaaaaaagatTAGACCATAGCCCCCTGAGCATGCAATAAGCATGAACAATGTGCTacacaaaagcaatttttaaaaagttatgacCTGCTTTCTTCATTAATGAAGTATGTATtaagcaaaggaaaaaaacaaactttattagaattagttcaagataaatattttctgcactatgtaacaactttttttctattattgttgtaatgaaaagattttttaaaatttatgttAAAACACAAATGTATAGAACATGGGAGGACACCTGGTGTATCCAAGCAATCATTATCttcaagaaaatgatgtgaaaaaaaatatcaaaagatataaatagAACTCCATTTAAGTTTATATACAATTCATGATAGTTTagaacataatattaaaaacaatttattctTTGGCATCTAGCCAGTTTTTTGTTGCTGATCTGTTCTTCTCAATTTTTCTGCACTACTAAACAAAATGTTGGTTATCCAAGATGTTACATGCGCATAATAGTGTGAAAGTGAAATGGTACAAATGTGTGTTGAAATAGGAAAGATAAGAGATGGATCAAAAAATGGAGTAATGTAAACGAGatgtaacattttattatttgttgaacAAGATTAAAATTCTATTGATGGCTCTATTTGGTGTCTCAGATGCTCGTAACAATAGTTTTTGATGTGATGGGGgtctgactggataacttgtagaacttagctttaaagagttgacaagctacacaaagtgaaacatggactgactggataacttgtagaagaGATACACTCTATAGAATGAATCAACTAGTTTATAATCTCTAATCAGGATATGTGGAGTCCCTTGGTAGCGGTCACTATAGGACATGTATCAATAATTATGTGAATGGGTAAAATCCAGAATCTAAGCCATTATAAATGAATACTTGTCCAGTACAGTGTAGCACAGGTGTAAtgattattgtttgtttttttacatgtttggaATGTTGCTTCAAATTtgtagattattacatcctagcccaaaactCCAGAAGTCTGGTGGGGGATGTCATTGGGCAGGGTTCAACCCTGTGACCCATCAAACTACCTTCTAGAGTGCAAACCACATGCTGGCAGgatctttaaaactttttttactttatttaattaCTATATTAGGGATACTTTATTAAATCAGGTTAACATAATTATCTACTTTGTCAACCTTTCTTGTAATTGTCTTAGTCTATTTAGCAAGCTTTAACCCTGTGtgtttcattaaaatgtttcttagtGTCATTAAAGCTATTATTAACCTCATTTAGCCAACTTTAAAATCAGCATTATATAATCATGTTTGATGAACAGCTGtgctttttgtttataatactaTTTTAGTTCCATGATAAGAAAGTGAAGAAAAGAAAGGCATTTAAAACTCACTAATTTCAAAGCATAAAttttacagtgttttttttttataaacattaaaattaattcattctGGTATTTTTCTATCACATTCATAAAATTACatagtttttttaatacaatcaACCATCCACATGTACAAACTAGATATGGGAATTGAACCTAACTTTTATAAAGATAAGGATAaagatagggaagaaagagctgcAGAAAGAGCTCATCAGAAAGAACTAAAAGAACTAGAGACTAAACAAAAAGAGTTAGaggcaaaacaaaaagaaagtcagGACAAAGTAGAGTTGGCTAAATTAGAAGCAGCAAAAATCAACCCCAACATTATGACCCTGCAAACCAGTAACAAACCATTTATCTTCAAATTTCATAAATTTAACATTAAGGAGGAAACATTAGAAAATGACCTAGTTCAGTTTGAACATATCTCATCTACTTACAATCTAAACAATGAGGATATGGCAAAACATCTGCTAGCAAATTTATCAGGAGAACCCCTAAACATAATAAGCACACTCACAACTGAACAAAAGAAAGATTACATAGCTGTTAAAACTAGACTCTTGGAACATTTCGGGAAAAGCAAAGACTATTAtagaaaactctttaaaaagATTAAACTAAACAAGGATGGAAACTTCAACAGAATAATTTTTGACATGAAGGCAAATATGCTTAAATGGTTAGAGCTAGCTAAATGTGATATAAAAGATCCTAATCAAATTTTAGACATGATCCTAATTGACAATGTACTATCTAATGTCACAGATTTAGTGTTCACTtttcttaaagaaaagaaagtaaagACAGAAACTGATCTCATTACTAATTtaaacctttttaaagatagccATCCTGGGCACACTATGGACAAAAGAGAGCTACATCAATTGGCCGCCACAGTTAATACAGCTAATAATAGCAATAGTaatgatagatttaaattttctaattcaaaaactTGCTTTAATTGTGGGAAGAAGGGCCATGTTAAAAGCCAATGCAGACAAACTAGCACTAGCAACTTCAGATATAGAAGTTACACCAATTACCACAACCCTAGCAActacaatcaaaataattacaacAATCATAGTAACTATAGCAACCAATATAGAAACTACAGATCCAACCAGAGTGCAAGCCCCAGAGAAAGAAGGAGCCTTAGGAATAACAACTCCTATTACAAtaactataatactaatagacaATCAAAGAGGGACACATACAACCATCAGTCCAACTACAACAACTATCAAAACAGGAATAGAAATAGAGGCAATACCAATATCAATACACAAAGAGAAGAGAATGTAGCCTACTTACAAACAGACATGTCTAAGGTAAATGTTTTTCCCTCATATGTAAACTCAGTAGAAATTAAAGCAGTGAGAGATACTGGTGCAACAACATCAATAGTAAGATCCAATCTAGTCAAACCAGAACAATATTTAGAAGAAACTGTTAAGGTCATTTATGCCAACATACAAAAATTTGATATATGTAAAACCGCCAAGGTCTGGATTGAATCTCCCTGGATCACAGGCGAGATAAAAGTAGTAGTAATGGATACACCCGCCCAAGACCTCATAATAGGGAACTCACATGGTGTCAAAGACTTAACAATAACTCAGCTAGATTCATGGATAAAAAACAGACAAAGAAATTGGTATCTAGACCAACATCATATATCAGCTGTTCAAACTAGATCACACAAAAATATAGTGCCAGAAATTGAATTACCAAATACTTTGTTCAATGAAATAGGAACCACCAGACAAGAATTAATCAAAATGCAAAACAGTGACCCTATAATACAAGATTTGTTAAATAAAgactataacaaaataaatttaaacaaccATCATCTTTTAGCCAACAACCTAGccattagatgtaacagaaaCAAAGATAGCACAAGAATTCAAATTATAATTCTAGAAAGTCTACAACCCAAAATATTGAAAATGGCCCATGATGACCCAACAGCAGGCCACTttggaaaaaagaaaacatatgcTAAAATCTCACAAAAATTCTTTTGGCCTAAGATGAAGACTCAAATTAAAGACTATATAGATTCCTGTGCAGAATGTACTAAACAAAAACTCATACTCAAGACTCAAGGCACCTCTACAAAAATCAGATAAAGCCCATTGTTTCTGGGACAAGATAGCCATTGATATTATGGGCCCATTAAATACAAGtaccaagggaaataaatatatattagggATCATAGACATAGCAACCAGGTGGGCAGAAgcttttcctcttagggataTCAGGGCCGAAGATATATGCACCTCACTAAGAACAATATTCCTAAAGTTCGGATTCCCAAACAAAATCTTATCAGATAATGCATCTAACTTTAGATCAAACTTAAATAAAGCTTTCGCAGCTATGACTAACATAAAACTAGTGCATAGTACAGTTTATTCACCACAGTCAAACGGTGTGATTGAGAGATGGAACAAGACAATCAAAGAGATAATctataaattagaaacagaaGCAATGAATACTTGGAATCAGACTTTAAATTATGCTATCTTCGCTTACAACACTACTACTCATGAAACAACAAAATTCAGTCCATATGAATTAGTTTTTGATAGAAAACCTAAAGGACCACTAGAACTATGGGCTGATAATATGTTAGAGCTAGAGAACTATGAAGAATACCATCCATGGataacacaaacaaaacaaaatttaagacaGGGAATAAAATTAGCTGATATAAACATGGATAAAAACTTAAAGAGACAtagagatataaaaaataagaacagaAAATTAAGGACATTGAACATAGGAGACCAAGtgtttgtaaaaatagaaaataagtatagtaaaaacaaaaatgaaggcCCATATGACATAGtaggaaaaataaataacaaagtgTACAAAGTAGACAGAAATGGCAAGGAATGTAAGCTGAGcatagataaattagtaaaatttcCCAAAAGAAAAGTTGAAGAGATAGAAGTTATTGATAGGGATACAGATTCAATAGTAACTATGCAAGAATATGCTGCAAATACTATATCCATTCATACTACCACCCAAGACTCCAGTAATGATAGAACTAATATAGATAACTTGATAGAAAAATACAATGATGTCATTACATTCAAACTAGGCTGCACTGATCTAATTCAGCAttcaatacatttaaataaGACACTACCATCTAAAACAAAGGCATATAACATCCCAAAGGCCTATGAGGAATTAGTAAAAGTAGAACTAAAGAAATTACTAAGTGAAAACAAGATAGAAAAATCAGATGTTTGTTCTTACGCATCACCTATGgtgattgtcaaaaaaaaagataacagtGTGAGAATCTGTTGTGACTATAGAGAGCTAAACAATTGTACTATCATAGATCCTGAACCTCTACCTGATACAGAAACTATAATTAATATGCTAAGCAGAGCCTCACTATTTACCACCATGGATCTAAATAGAGGATTCTGGCAAATAAAAATGGAAGAAAAGTCTAAACAATATACTGCTTTCAAATGTATACTACCCGGGTTTGAAGGGATATATGTATGGAATGTCATGCCATTTGGATTAGTTAATAGCACAGCcacatttcaaaaatgtatgaGCAAACTATTAGCAGGCATTGACAATGTAATCTCATATGTTGATGACATTTGTGTTTTCACTAAATCAGAAAAGGAACATCTAGACACACTAGAACAAATATTTGCTAGTTTAAAACAACATAGAATGACAATTGCTCCCAATAAATTAAATCGTGTAAAGAATGAAATTCAATTTTTAGGCTACAACATCACTAACAGTAAAATAACTCCTACCAAAGCAAACATCTgtaaaataagaaatataaaggaacctaaaacaaaaaaggatgTCAGAGCACTATTAGGCTTgtgcaacttttatagaaaattcATACCCAACTATGCCCAACTAATTCAGCCCTTAGAAGAATTCACTAAGAAGAAACACTCAAATATAATAAACTTAGATGATAGCAGCAGAGAGGCACTAACTAGACTAAAGGATAAGTTTAATGAGAAATTAGAGTTAGGGAGTATTGATCCTATCTCACAACTCCTACTGTACACTGATGCATCCAATAATGGTATAGGAGCATGCCTACTGCAACAGAAAGAGTCAGATCTAAAACCCATAGTACATATAAGTAGAACATTATCTAAAgcagaaagaaaatattcaattataGAAAAAGAACTATTAGCTATAGTATGGAGCATAGTCAAAC
This genomic stretch from Biomphalaria glabrata chromosome 4, xgBioGlab47.1, whole genome shotgun sequence harbors:
- the LOC129925748 gene encoding uncharacterized protein LOC129925748, whose translation is MGIEPNFYKDKDKDREERAAERAHQKELKELETKQKELEAKQKESQDKVELAKLEAAKINPNIMTLQTSNKPFIFKFHKFNIKEETLENDLVQFEHISSTYNLNNEDMAKHLLANLSGEPLNIISTLTTEQKKDYIAVKTRLLEHFGKSKDYYRKLFKKIKLNKDGNFNRIIFDMKANMLKWLELAKCDIKDPNQILDMILIDNVLSNVTDLVFTFLKEKKVKTETDLITNLNLFKDSHPGHTMDKRELHQLAATVNTANNSNSNDRFKFSNSKTCFNCGKKGHVKSQCRQTSTSNFRYRSYTNYHNPSNYNQNNYNNHSNYSNQYRNYRSNQSASPRERRSLRNNNSYYNNYNTNRQSKRDTYNHQSNYNNYQNRNRNRGNTNINTQREENVAYLQTDMSKVNVFPSYVNSVEIKAVRDTGATTSIVRSNLVKPEQYLEETVKVIYANIQKFDICKTAKVWIESPWITGEIKVVVMDTPAQDLIIGNSHGVKDLTITQLDSWIKNRQRNWYLDQHHISAVQTRSHKNIVPEIELPNTLFNEIGTTRQELIKMQNSDPIIQDLLNKDYNKINLNNHHLLANNLAIRCNRNKDSTRIQIIILESLQPKILKMAHDDPTAGHFGKKKTYAKISQKFFWPKMKTQIKDYIDSCAECTKQKLILKTQGTSTKIR